The Yamadazyma tenuis chromosome 2, complete sequence sequence AAGCTCTCAACCTTTCATTTTCTCATGTCGAGCTGGTTGCAACCAACGATTTGCTCAAATTGAAATACTTGAACCTTTACAATGAACATTGCCCTGTTCTTCACGGAGACCACGTCAACAACGCTTCAGGGACTGGTTTGGTGCATACTGCCCCAGGTCATGGGATGGAAGATTATTTGATTGGGTTGAAACACAACTTGACAATCGACTCGATTGTAGACGATGAAGGAAGGTTGGTTGATCCAGGATACCCCAATGATCTCCCTGTTAATAGAGTGGAAACCATCAAAAAGTGCATCAAAATCTATAAGGATTTGGGAATACTTTACCATGTTGACTACAACTTTGTTCACAATTATCCCTATGATTGGAGATCCAAAAGCCCTGTTATTCAAAGAGCTACCCCTCAATGGTTTATTAGTGTCGATAAGATCAGGGATAACACCTTAGAGGCTTTGAGCAAGGTTGACTTTGTCCCAGAAATTGGTGTCAACAGATTGAAAGCCTTTATCTCCAACAGGACTGAATGGTGTATTTCCAGGCAAAGAGCATGGGGTGTTCCATTGCCAATTGTATACTATAAAGGAGAACCACTATACGAAGTGGTAGATCATGTGGTTGAAAAGTTCGACGAGTTTGGTACCGACGAATGGTTCGGTAATGATGATGTGCTCAAGTGGTTGCCTTCCAATtatgttgaagaaaacagCTTAGATGTAAAACATTTGGTGCAGAGCAAAGATACCATGGATGTTTGGTTTGACTCAGGAACTAGCTGGTCCATTTTGAACGGACAAATTGCTGACGTTTACGTCGAAGGCTCTGATCAACATAGAGGATGGTTTCAAAGTTCtatcttgaacaaaatcatctCGACCGGAGAAAACTCCGAGTTCCAAAGTGTCAGTCCGTATAAAAAGATTGTCACCCATGGATTTATTTTGGACAAGAATAACGACAAAATGTCAAAGTCTCTTGGGAACATTATAGCACCAAGCGATTTAATTGACGGGAATATGAAAACCGGTGTACCAAGATTGGGAATTGATGGTTTGAGATTGTGGATCGCATCTTCCAACTACGTGAACGACATCTCTATCAGTaatgagatcttgaagagagttttggataacttgaagaaattcagAGTGacattcaagttcatgttAGGTAACTTGAACGACTCTGAAAATATCCTGGCTAATTATGATACTTTGAGCGACCTTGACAAGTTTATCTTAtcgaatttgaagaaattacAACAAAACTGTGAAACTAACTTTAAGGAATACAACTTTCAAAAGGCCTTGAAAGATGTAAACAACCACATGAACAACGATTTGTCTTCTTTCTACTTTGATATATCCAAGGACTGTTTGTACACCGACTCAATCGATTCCATCAAGAGACAAAACATCCAATTTGTACTTAAACAGGTTTTGAAAACTTATACTGGGATACTATCTCCCATGTTGCCCAATTTGACTCAGGAATTATGGACCAATAGTAGAACTATCTTGAAACAAACGGAGATTTCACCATTCATGCTTCCTTATGACTATTACAAATTACCAGAAACATATAACGATCCCCAAATCGATTCTCAATTCCACAATTTGATGCAATTGAGAGAGAGTTTATTCAGCAGATTAGAAGCTTTAAGAAAAGAAGGtaagttcaaaaagtcattggaattgaactTATACATCCAAaccaatgatgatttcatcaaaaagaaTTCAGGTCTTCtcgatgatttcttcttggtttcGAAGGTAGCTATCAACAACCTGATTCCACAAGATCCCTTGGATCATTTTGAACAGGACACCAATAAGATCTTCATAACACTTGCAGATGAACACAAATGTCCCAGATGTTGGAAATTCACTGCCACAGTTGAGGACGAGTTATGCCATAAATGTGCCAGCGTTGTCAATCCCCTGTAAATAGAGAATAGAACTATAGTTAGAACAACTCTAACACATCAAACATCGAACTACACACAAAATACTAACAATACTACTTATCTTTTG is a genomic window containing:
- the ISM1 gene encoding isoleucine-tRNA ligase (BUSCO:EOG092609JB; EggNog:ENOG503NWDK; COG:J), whose translation is MSSLYNFQFRSTRIFFQTNFSPKIPSGEDAAKIDKLATSNLYKWQKSRSTSKFILHDGPPYANGDLHLGHALNKVLKDMMNRYEMLYNNKSIDYVPGWDCHGLPIELKVTKPGLDPVEIRQKSRDLANKMILKQMEQFKKFSIMTDWSTIYKTMDHEYEVNQLKLFKTLIKNKLLSRQMKPVWYGCDTKTALAEAELEYRKHKSIAVYVKFKLVDDPTTSLLIWTSTPWTLLGNKAICINENLNYIKLSNESESLIVQEDMVQSVQALNLSFSHVESVATNDLLKLKYLNLYNEHCPVLHGDHVNNASGTGLVHTAPGHGMEDYLIGLKHNLTIDSIVDDEGRLVDPGYPNDLPVNRVETIKKCIKIYKDLGILYHVDYNFVHNYPYDWRSKSPVIQRATPQWFISVDKIRDNTLEALSKVDFVPEIGVNRLKAFISNRTEWCISRQRAWGVPLPIVYYKGEPLYEVVDHVVEKFDEFGTDEWFGNDDVLKWLPSNYVEENSLDVKHLVQSKDTMDVWFDSGTSWSILNGQIADVYVEGSDQHRGWFQSSILNKIISTGENSEFQSVSPYKKIVTHGFILDKNNDKMSKSLGNIIAPSDLIDGNMKTGVPRLGIDGLRLWIASSNYVNDISISNEILKRVLDNLKKFRVTFKFMLGNLNDSENISANYDTLSDLDKFILSNLKKLQQNCETNFKEYNFQKALKDVNNHMNNDLSSFYFDISKDCLYTDSIDSIKRQNIQFVLKQVLKTYTGILSPMLPNLTQELWTNSRTILKQTEISPFMLPYDYYKLPETYNDPQIDSQFHNLMQLRESLFSRLEALRKEGKFKKSLELNLYIQTNDDFIKKNSGLLDDFFLVSKVAINNSIPQDPLDHFEQDTNKIFITLADEHKCPRCWKFTATVEDELCHKCASVVNPS